The nucleotide sequence GAAAACAAACACGCAACGATTTCATTTATTTTTATCAATTAATTGACGTATTAATTGTTGATGATATCCAATTTTTATCTGGAAAATCGGGTACGCAAGATGTATTTTTCCATATTTTCAACTATCTGCATCAAAACGGAAAACAAGTTATTTTAACTTCAGACAAAGCACCCGTTGACATGCAAGATATTGAACAACGCTTGTTATCAAGATTCAAATGGGGGCTTTCAGCAGAAATTATGCATCCCGATTTTGAAACACGTGTGAATATTTTAAAGAATATTTTATACCGCGATGGAGTTGAAATTCCAAACGATGTGGTGGAATATGTTGCAAAGCATGTTAAAACAAATGTTCGCGAATTAGAAGGTGCAATCATTTCGTTAATTGCTCAATCTTCTTTCAATAAAAAAGAAGTAACAATAGAACTTGCGAAAAATGTAATTGAAAAATTCGTTAAAAACATACGCAAAGAAATTTCGATTGATTACATTCAAAAAATTGTATCCGATTATTTTGATTTAGATATTGAAACACTATGTTCCAAATCACGCAAGCGAAACATTGTGCAAGCAAGACAATTGGCCATGTTTTTTGCAAAAAAATACACCAAATCATCATTGGCAAATATAGGCTCACAAATAGGTGATCGCGACCATGCAACGGTTTTACATGCTTGCAAAACGGTTGATAATTTATTGGAAACCGACAAAGAGTTTAAAGTACATTTTGAAGATATCAACAAAAAATTATCTATGTAATGGCCAAAATTTTAATGGTTTGTTTAGGAAATATTTGTAGATCGCCCTTGGCTGAGGGTATTTTAAAATCTAAGCTAAATTCTGATCGGTTTATAGTAGATTCTGCTGGAACAGGCGCTTGGCATTCGGGTGAATTACCCGACAAACGCTCAATTGCTGTTGCAAAAAAGTATGGTGTGGATTTAACTACCCAACGTGCAAGACAATTTACTTTAGAGGATTTTGACAACTTTGATTATATCTATGTGATGGATCAAAGCAACTATAAAAATGTGTGCCGCTTGGCTCCTACAAACGAAGCAATTAACAAAGTGCAGTTTATTTTAAATGAATTGTATCCCGACCAAAACAAAGAAGTTCCCGATCCATATTACGGGGGCGACAATGGTTTTGAGGATGTTTATAATATGCTGAACGAAGCTTGCGAAAAAATAAAGATAAAATTAGAAAACGCTTAAAGGCGTTTTTTTATATTTCTATGATAATTCATGGTTATTGATTATGAAAAAATATTTTTCTTTTACAATAGATTTTAAATTATTATTTCCCCTAATAATAACCTTTGTTTTATTCACAATTATAGGAACAGTTTCACACGAAACTGGTCATTACATAGCAGCAAAAATTGTAGGTTTAGACGCCATTGTACATTATGGTTCAACAAGCATAATTATTCCTGATGATTTTGATGGTATTATTACCAAATCAGAGCTTTTTTTAGTCACTTTAGGTGGTCCTTTACAAACTATTTTTACAGGAACGCTTGGATTATTACTTTTACTTTACAATCGAAAAAAAATTATATACCTAAGAAATATAAAAATTATTCACTGGTTTTATATTTTTCTTTCTTTATTTTGGTTACGACAAACATTTAACTTTATTACTTTAATAACAAAGTATTTCATAAAAGGACGTTACTCAAAACAAATG is from Paenimyroides aestuarii and encodes:
- the dnaA gene encoding chromosomal replication initiator protein DnaA, whose product is MLDYTQETAISVWNRCLQYIKDNIGDQAFKTWFEPIEAIELTENALYIQVPSKFFYEWLEEHYVKVLKSALTKELGPKAKLLYKIKMENTSGTKQPFTEQLPSTQREPVKTQELDVPVQTKNPELKNPFVIPGIRNVKIESQLNSNYSFDNFLEGESNRLARSAGMAVANKPGGTAFNPLLIYGGVGLGKTHLAHAIGVEIKEKHPEKTVLYISAEVFTQQYVDSVRKQTRNDFIYFYQLIDVLIVDDIQFLSGKSGTQDVFFHIFNYLHQNGKQVILTSDKAPVDMQDIEQRLLSRFKWGLSAEIMHPDFETRVNILKNILYRDGVEIPNDVVEYVAKHVKTNVRELEGAIISLIAQSSFNKKEVTIELAKNVIEKFVKNIRKEISIDYIQKIVSDYFDLDIETLCSKSRKRNIVQARQLAMFFAKKYTKSSLANIGSQIGDRDHATVLHACKTVDNLLETDKEFKVHFEDINKKLSM
- a CDS encoding low molecular weight protein-tyrosine-phosphatase; this encodes MAKILMVCLGNICRSPLAEGILKSKLNSDRFIVDSAGTGAWHSGELPDKRSIAVAKKYGVDLTTQRARQFTLEDFDNFDYIYVMDQSNYKNVCRLAPTNEAINKVQFILNELYPDQNKEVPDPYYGGDNGFEDVYNMLNEACEKIKIKLENA